The Coregonus clupeaformis isolate EN_2021a chromosome 8, ASM2061545v1, whole genome shotgun sequence genome has a segment encoding these proteins:
- the LOC123491438 gene encoding uncharacterized protein LOC123491438: protein MVCAFTKPNVIQPDHVMVTELGGTVTLTCFCPNVSVTRFDWFKQSFGQKPLRMASSLYVGQDSYYSNNFIKDFTETKRLGVRRGVYSCNLTISKTEPGDSATYYCSITAIYEVTFGKGTVLIVKDSESNSMSVLQQPVSESVQPGDSVTLNCTIHTETCVGEHSVYWFRHGSGESRPGIIYTHGNSLDQCEKFPNAGSPTQSCVYNLPKRNLSLSDAGTYYCAVASCGEILFGNGTKLNIDHGCKEDHLLFMSFLGVALGLCVILIIVLTCVLYKMSKCTGTQPQPSAPAVPSHHNQDQEPDTLHYAALNVIHKKPKAGRQRRDMERDTVYSGVRRQNMD, encoded by the exons ATGG TTTGTGCTTTTACCAAACCAAACGTAATCCAACCAGACCATGTGATGGTTACTGAGCTGGGAGGCACTGTGACTCTCACTTGCTTTTGTCCCAACGTGTCAGTGACCAGGTTTGATTGGTTCAAGCAGAGTTTTGGACAGAAACCCCTCCGCATGGCATCATCTCTTTATGTTGGCCAAGACAGTTATTATTCCAACAACTTTATCAAGGACTTTACTGAGACCAAACGTttgggtgtgaggagaggagtctACAGCTGTAACTTGACCATATCCAAGACAGAGCCAGGGGACTCAGCTACATACTATTGTTCCATTACAGCCATCTATGAGGTTACATTTGGAAAGGGAACTGTTTTAATTGTCAAAG ACTCAGAGTCCAACAGCATGTCTGTGCTCCAGCAGCCTGTGTCTGAGTCAGTCCAGCCaggagactctgtgactctgaactgtacaatacacactgagacctgtgTAGGAGAACACAGTGTCTATTGGTTCAGACATGGCTCAGGGGAATCCCGTCCAGGAATCATTTACACCCATGGAAACAGTCTTGATCAGTGTGAGAAGTTCCCTAATGCTGGGTCTCCTACACAGAGCTGTGTCTACAACCTCCCCAAGAGgaacctcagcctctctgatgctgggacttactactgtgctgtggcctcatGTGGGGAGATACTGTTTGGGAACGGGACCAAGCTGAACATTGACC ATGGTTGTAAGGAGGACCATCTTCTGTTCATGTCCTTCCTGGGCGTAGCGTTGGGTCTGTGTGTCATCCTCATCATTGTCCTTACTTGCGTTCTGTACAAGATGAGCAAGTGCACAG GAACGCAACCTCAGCCAAGTGCTCCTGCAGTCCCCAGTCATCATAACCAG GATCAAGAGCCTGATACTCTCCATTACGCCGCTCTGAACGTCATCCACAAGAAACCAAAGGccgggagacagaggagagacatggagagagacactgTGTACTCTGGGGTGAGACGCCAAAACATGGACTGA